The genomic interval tccaatttatgcCCATACTTAACTTTCTTCCCTTCATTGTTCGACAAAAATCACAATGAATCTCTCTTTACAGAGAATTTCCGCTTAATGcgaggaaacgaagaaaaaggaaaaaaaaagagaaagataaaacGTACGCGACTACGGATACTGCAAGTCCTAGTCTTCAGATAGGATAATAACCTAATTAATACTAATGTCGTACGGTTGTGCAACTCGTTTAAATAGCGTCGACGCCTATCGATAAATGCATTTTCCTGTCATATGATCGATAGCAAGAAACGATATCCTGTATCATTCTATTGatccataattttttctttcttttagaataaaatgtaaCAACATCCTTCCTAACCTATTTCTATTCTTACgagcatatatttatattcgattaatcgatataaaatactCGAATTATTCGATACAGGACCAATAAATGGCTAAATTAAGGtacaattaaaaacataaagaaGCTTCACACAAATCGTTTAGaaacaatagaaataattactttttcacTATCTTCTATCGAATTTCATTGAAAgtgataaatagaaaaagcCAGATTATTAGATCTCGCTTTTGattatattccatttcttttgatcattctttttttctgaaattcgagatatacaatacaaaagattttttaaaataattgtttgttttcggtttttaaattttttaaataaatcaaactttcaaattcctattatattttcgacTCACTCGAGATATTCGCTAATACAAATTCAATTgatacatttgaaaaattttcatttgttaaaataaatttccattatttaaaactattcgaatcaaaatcaacaattatcgataatcaaaaatgattaatttttctgatatttaaatgtcgctttaataattttaattttaatttaatttttatcaaaaatattcatacttTTTGATCATGTTCTTTcagtttaaattattcgaattaattaaatttaatattcgaacatTTCCAAATATGTcaatagtataatttaatgatatacaatacattacagataaatataatacaaatactaattttttgataaaattaaattatttgaatgaataaCATGATcactcaaaataaaatattttactttgtgCCTTTAATCTAGTTTGAAACGAATTTGTTTCGATTGCTCGAGTACAAGTATCTTCTATATGCGTTCGATAATTATCGatcttataagaaatatatcgaatgcattgaaagaataattaacccaagaatcgatcgatatcgcgATTATCTCGAAGGGCGTTGAGCAAAGACAGCATTCAATTTACAATTCGCGAATACGTTTCTTCATCTAGTGgcacaaattgaaaaatcgttaACGCTATCCTTATTCTACGCTTTATTCTAATCGTTGTCGTATATTCCATCCGATTACACAGCCATTTCGTCCTCGAATGTGTTGGTCAACGAATGAATGCTTCGCGCTTTCCATTCAAGGATCgccatttatatttaattaattgtaaaatcaaaatatatattgtataatttttaagaaactgcaaaatatcattattataaaaaaaaaaatatataatacctttatagaaagattatttttataataaatttttgtaatagatCCTTTTAaggttttagaaaatatagtagaaagaaaaaaaaaataagatattcaattttataaaaatccttTATCCACGAAGCATACGCTTTCCAACAACTATTCAAGTAGCAATCTTGAAAAACTTCAATGAAAAGGGAAACGAGACGAACGAAGGAAATGATTCTAAACGATTTCAAGCTTCGTCGTCAATAGCACAAAGACTCGTTCTATCTTGTTTGCGCTAGCTTGGTCCAAAAAAACCAAGAGTTTCCAACGTCCTGGTGACCCTTTCGATTAATTGGTCTCTGTATCGCCATATCGTAGTGTCCAACACGCTGTTTTCTCGATACTCGACGCAAGTTTTTCTCAACGATTTCACGCAATCGGCCCGATAATGCTGAAGTTGAGCATCTTCGGTCTCTATAGGATAACTGGTGCATCCAGCGCCCAAACAAGCTAAAGGAAAGTGATTGTGCAAGGTTACCACCCTTTCCGGATTATGGAAGCACTTGATGTATTGATTAGGTTTGGTAAAGTTCTTCGAGCGATAAACATGCTGCAACATGTGCATATACCTGTGGAAATATAGGGAATTTTAAGTgagaagtttaaaattatattttttctggaattaaatttttttttggaatttttcaattgtaaatttttgaaatatttgaattttaaaacttttgaattttcaaatatcaaattatgattcatttaaatttttaaattctttgttctttaaattttttaacttttaagaatttaaatttataaaccaattttcaaatattacaaaatttttattacagaattttctcaattttcaaattttcatattttctatcttttttaaatttcaatataaaatactttcaaattatagtatcttttaataattaatcattttattttagagattaattattaaaaaatttatgaagtgTTATTAGATCGTTTacgatttcgtttcgttttgtttCGCTTCGTTCcacttcatttcattttagaaaCAACATTTGACAAACAGCATTgctaaattacaatttattgctaaattacaatttacttgttattttattagagaaaaagagagagagagagttatttaattgcattaaaatttgctaaaatgtttaatggtggaagaaattgtaaaaatatttaaatacaatttgtttcaaaaaacatttcttgttaatttaacttttatttaatgtttctatcataaataattttccaagtatgaaaatattttatattaatacttactttggtatatttttgaaatatccatGAGAATGCAGCAAATCATCTAGGAAATATACGTTTCTCACATTATATGAGGCTCTTGTCTCATTTCTAATCTTAAATGCTTTTGTCAATACTCTTTTCATCAAATTCTGCCATGTACCATCTTTCACTGGCATTATTACTTCATCTACATCTAACAGAGCTATATATTCATACTCAtacatatgtttatataaacaatcatTATAAGGAATCAGTTCATTCTGTCTCTTATGATTGGTCTTTTTAGTCAGATACATGTGTTGGAAGGCAGGCACATTAGGTTGTCCACCAGGAAGAGTTAATGGAGTAACATGAACTTTACCTAGCTTCTGATAATAATCCAGAATTTTGGTCACATTAGGATGAACCTGTAACTGGTAGAAGAAGATTTTGTCTGCACCTAATAGAGTAATTAACTCTATCCATTCAACCAATCTGACAGATAGATCTTCATGAAGAAAATCTAATCCTTTTACACAAACagcaaaatcttttttatattcaggCTTATTGTATATCACTCTAAGATTATTGCTGGGAGTTTCACATGACTTTTCTACCATAGAAACTGAGGCTGGGGGTCCCTTCAACCAATGAGTTTGTGGGATTTTGCAGGCAATTACATAAGGCTGATAAATTCCCTGTTTATAGTTGCCCCATTTAGGATaccaaatatatttgtattctaAAGTTTCAACAATCTTGGGTTCCCTTTCCCCATCATACCATAACTGACAATGAGTTTTTACAATAGGTTCAATTCTGTCAATCATTCCAACAATTCTAATTGCTGGGCCTATTCTAGATAATTTTCTATGGTCATAAAAAGCACCAAATAATTGAAAGGTACCATTACTGGTCCTCATTGTTTGCCAGTAAACATTATTGAATTCTATATCATAGATAGagggatattttaaattggaacAACTATTATTGCCTTTAATCTTGCCCTGATTACCAGAATACTtgctatttttattccaataagATAAAGGAAGACTAGGTAATCTCTGTTCtatttcttgaattaattCTTCCTCTGTTTTCGCAGGTCTTTTGTCTAATAGTGGCTCTAAATCTAAAGGATTTCTGGTCGAATTGTTGGATATAGTGGTCAAAGTGGTTAGAAGGCTTGAACCACCAGAATTCGAGAAACTGGAGTCTGCTGAGGATCTTTGCAACAGGTATCTGGATAGACCAAGACTCGAAGATCCATGATTATTCAGTGTTTCATGTCGACTGTAGATGTCGTCGATCAACAATTCGTTAGTGGAATCCTCAGCCGTTGGTGTCTCTCTAAGATTGTTCTCCACGTGACGGAATTGTACAGCTGCGATCATTACCAGACCCCAGGCAAACACAAATATCAGAGCGCGTCTGGCGCACCTGGATCCACCGCCGCTACAGTTCTGCAACATCATACTGATCGACTAGCTGCGTATCGATCGGGACACGCTGCTTTTGTAGATCCAACTCCACTCACGCGGATGTGCAACGATGCTGCGtctgaaacaaaattatttataattgttagaaaaaagtatttttctatattattatatgaaaattgagtaaaattattatatatcttattagaATGATTATTAAGttcctttttaattgataattatatacgattatatacaaaaacaaagaagtaaaaaaaaaaaatacaatagtgAAGGAAAAGTGAGTTTGagggattaattaatttcaaataagatGATAAACTTCAAGACACATTAaagcttaaaaaattaaactaaaaaacaaaaaaaattaaatgattaataaatttgaattgtaCAATTGAAAATctgtaatataaaagaaggTTCAGTCTTAAAGGAaatcgagattaaaattatggaataattCTTGGAATATCTTTCACGAGCAGTTGTAACTCTTCACGTGGAAGGAAGTCGATAATAACCGGAAGCGTTTTCCCGACGTTTGATGCAACCGGCGAAACTGGAGGATCGTAATCGACGATCTTCCTTCTGACAAGTCgtaaaacaagaaagaaacaagaagaacACGAACGAAAGTTCCTTTTATTATTGCTCCCATCTCATTGATGTCTATGATCTTCAACATAATTGCATCGTCCATCGAGGAAAATCTTTTCCTGTACGACCGCTAAGATTAAGCTTTATTACACGTGAAATCGTTCATCCAAAACGATATTACCATGAACTACATAAAGAATTAGAGGTCATACATTAGTCACGACAAGATTATATTTCCAACATATGAATTCCATTCGATTATGATCctggtttttatttttattatccttgCTCTTTCCTACATGGAGTGGAAATAAGTTTTccgtttgattattttataatttttatacaaaaagcGAAAAACAAATTGGTTTACGGATAAGGGGAGGATAAAGCGTGTTGATGGAAAGCTTATCTGAAACGAGTCGACTGTGTCAAGGTATCAAGAACTTGTTGCGGTAGCTTTCACATTTAATCGTGCTAGCTTTTATTcccctttttatttataaactctCGGTGTAAGCGATGAGGTATGATTGGAATGAATAAAAGGTgaataatcaagaaaaaataaagggggatatttttttttttttcttattcttgtaCCGTTTGTACTGTCAATTTTCCttatgcatatttatatttcttatgtgtataatttattattaattgattaaaattttatttgaaacagtttatatgtataagaataatttgaacCAGTtagaacaattataaataaaactttataatatttgtttaaactattctatttttctataaattactaAGTAAAAAGCTGTAAATAATCAATCATCCAtgacttaaatatataaagaatataaattattaagattaacagataaaaagagatatgatcgaatttataatctctatatatcattatatgctTCAACATCCGCAACATCtttgtaaatacaaataaaactcagttaagataaaaaaaatcagcagtacaatattgaataatatcgaCAATATTGGAAAATCCTTGAAAAAGTTGAAGAATCAAGTCTAACAATGGTTgacatctatatatatcttttcacgTGTTTCTATTCAAACTGGCTTACCCTGATaagaatttctttcatattccTCAACATGTACATACTATGAATCTGCAACTAAAACtatacttcatttttttttccttcacaGCTATTGTACCAAAAGAACTAAACATCTTAAGTTCTTTCCACCAACCATTCTCAATTGTTTCCGCTATAGATTATAAAACAGAGGTCGTTAATCTTAGGACAAGAACAAAATACCACACATgacaattaaaaacaaatctaaaaaaatctaCTCTGATCAAAAggaaatcttctttttcctctcttcatctcttgaaaattctcttctcgtcgtaaaaatatcaagggaaattatcgaaattactATTCTTCTATTCAAGagccttccttttttttccccttttcacCATCATGGATCACGAATATCTCAAGTGAGGCAAGTAAAGTTTgggattcgatcgattttacgaGTAATGGCTACGAGTCGCAAAAGCTAGCGCATTAACGATATCGTAACCGGTAGCGGATGGATATCGATTATGATCGAGAAGAGGCCCCTCTGCCGGCCGAATCGTCGTCATCCAGCCTCTGCTGAGAAACAGTGAGACGCGCAGGCTCGGTATACGTGGAACCGGTTATGCTGATGGCAAACTGTTTTTCACCTTTTGCACCTCCCTCTACCTACCTGGCCATCGCCCAAGCACCAGCTCACCAGAACACGTCGATGCTCTTTCGTCTAGCCCCAACGTTGTCCAACTTAAGTTCCAGGGCTTGGAGAGGAACGCTTTGTCTGACGACGTGTTAACACGCACGCCACTAATGgacaaattgattaatttttcccttcctACGGGAAGGAATACGtttgtttggaaaaaatttgaaagagagagagagaaaaattgatcaGAGGAAAATATGTTTCCTTTGAGAAGTGGAAGTTATCCTTAACCGTTGATGGATGCAAGGAGAGGCATTCAAAGAAAATGGGAAACGTGAAAATACCTTTTAGGAGAAAGATAAaggattttttcttaattattcttctttatcttccgtttttcttttatcttctttttgtgAATGTGTTACTAAAGAATCGTTGAATATCTGCATTTGAAAACTTCCTGAAGCAGAAAAacttgatgaatttttttatggatcttttattcttttttttctttttttaaacagttGTTGAATACAACTTTGATGTATCttctaaattgaaaatatgaaaaatttgacaatTCACTTTCCAAAgtataatctatttaaaattattttaaataactaaaaatatcaatttatcaattgttttgtattttgtatatctTCTTTGTATAtcgtttaatgaaatattaattttggtgAAAAtacattgttttaaatttcaattttttttagaaatcttatcttaaaaattcacaAGTCATCCTTTCCTCGTTCgatcacaaattttattaaacggaAACAAAGAAGGATCGAAACCAAGTGTTCAAGTATAGCGATTTTATCGCGAATctaatggaaaatttcaagCAACGAAGCGTTTCTAAGGAAATCGAATTaccagagaaaaagaaactgtgTCCTTCTTGGCCGATTGGATTAAGAAAACGTCAATCGTCGAGGCGTTTCGATGAATGAGATATCGCGTGCAAGAGAAAGTGTCACGATCTTTCGCATGTACACCACGCAGATCTCTTAATAAGCTATCTGTCCTTGCGatctggataaaaaaaaaaaaaaaaaaaatactcaatCGGAAAGTGACGGAACTCgccatttaaaaatagaagaggaaagaagagggggagagaaaaaaaaatatctatgaataatcaattttcgatAGTCCCAGATCGAATTCTGAAATAGAGAGAAATCTTTTGGCGCGTGTTTGCCATTTGGGCATAAGTTGGAACCGATACGAGGAAATCGATCGAGCAAACTTGTCACGAAAGCTGATTACCTTAACTCATTGCTTCTTAAAGTGAATGTGTATTGCATGTGTAttgtctatttttcttttcttattataactgtgaaagatagatatatcgacgacaatatatatatatatatatatatattctttttacttttatatcttaCTTTTAATCCTATcaattttacaatcttttttccttctttttttttttttctttttaaaattcaatttcaaataaaatataatttgttattttaatttttatcccaTCCTACCTTTCTCCtatataattgtacaatatGTCTAGTCTTTACGACATTCTTTAACGTTAAATAACGTTAAATAAGTGAGATAAAGTTTTATCGTCTAATTAACGATCGAAGAATCGTTCATTTTCAGGGCCGTGAATCTTAAGAATAAGTAagcttcgattatttttcttatttactcGATAATTAGCGGGACCAAGGTTGAATTACAAAAGATCAAGTTCTGACTATATAAtaagtggaaaaatattcatggATAGGGGAACAAAGAGTGTTATTGTTGCGAggaaattgttaattgtttgaaaaattagaagatgCAGAAATTGATAACGTTGATCGATTACTTTTTACAAAATGACAtaaatcgttatttatttataatttatatatatatatgaaattttattcttgaagacaaactttaaatgaaaatgattaaagaattaaaaaaaaaataataatcgaaaggctctgaatatatattcttcgaaaGTGTCACCCTGTTGCATGTTGGCCA from Apis mellifera strain DH4 linkage group LG8, Amel_HAv3.1, whole genome shotgun sequence carries:
- the LOC413620 gene encoding uncharacterized protein LOC413620; this encodes MMLQNCSGGGSRCARRALIFVFAWGLVMIAAVQFRHVENNLRETPTAEDSTNELLIDDIYSRHETLNNHGSSSLGLSRYLLQRSSADSSFSNSGGSSLLTTLTTISNNSTRNPLDLEPLLDKRPAKTEEELIQEIEQRLPSLPLSYWNKNSKYSGNQGKIKGNNSCSNLKYPSIYDIEFNNVYWQTMRTSNGTFQLFGAFYDHRKLSRIGPAIRIVGMIDRIEPIVKTHCQLWYDGEREPKIVETLEYKYIWYPKWGNYKQGIYQPYVIACKIPQTHWLKGPPASVSMVEKSCETPSNNLRVIYNKPEYKKDFAVCVKGLDFLHEDLSVRLVEWIELITLLGADKIFFYQLQVHPNVTKILDYYQKLGKVHVTPLTLPGGQPNVPAFQHMYLTKKTNHKRQNELIPYNDCLYKHMYEYEYIALLDVDEVIMPVKDGTWQNLMKRVLTKAFKIRNETRASYNVRNVYFLDDLLHSHGYFKNIPKYMHMLQHVYRSKNFTKPNQYIKCFHNPERVVTLHNHFPLACLGAGCTSYPIETEDAQLQHYRADCVKSLRKTCVEYRENSVLDTTIWRYRDQLIERVTRTLETLGFFGPS